One Microbacterium keratanolyticum DNA window includes the following coding sequences:
- a CDS encoding SDR family NAD(P)-dependent oxidoreductase: MRSALITGASAGLGAEFARQLAADGADLVLVARSNARLEALAAELRAAHGVRVEVLVADLARTRDVERVAKRLCSEKHPISLLINNAGFGLPLHFADNDIDDEVRHLRVHVEASMRLMHAALSVMRGRGGRIINVASVAGFISRSTYSACKSWLIGFSRWANAEYAQDRVSVTAVCPGFTHTSFHERMGLAPGDEGVPDLMWLDARDVVREALRDAARGKAVSIPSLRYKAIVALTKVLPASLTAGVARRGRV; encoded by the coding sequence ATGCGCTCCGCCCTCATCACAGGAGCCAGCGCCGGACTCGGTGCCGAGTTCGCCCGTCAGCTTGCCGCAGATGGGGCGGATCTTGTGCTGGTGGCGCGTTCAAACGCCCGGCTCGAGGCGCTTGCCGCCGAGCTGCGGGCCGCACACGGCGTCCGCGTCGAGGTACTCGTCGCTGATCTCGCCCGCACACGCGACGTCGAACGGGTCGCGAAGCGACTGTGCAGCGAGAAGCATCCGATCTCGCTCCTCATCAACAACGCCGGCTTCGGGCTGCCCCTGCATTTCGCGGACAACGACATCGATGATGAGGTGCGCCACCTGCGGGTGCACGTCGAGGCATCCATGCGGCTCATGCACGCGGCGCTCAGCGTGATGCGCGGTCGCGGCGGACGCATCATCAACGTGGCATCCGTCGCCGGATTCATCTCCCGCTCCACGTACTCCGCGTGCAAGTCCTGGCTCATCGGGTTCAGCCGCTGGGCGAATGCCGAGTACGCGCAGGATCGCGTCTCGGTGACGGCGGTGTGTCCCGGTTTCACCCATACGAGCTTCCACGAGCGGATGGGGCTGGCACCCGGGGATGAGGGCGTGCCCGATCTGATGTGGCTCGACGCGCGCGACGTGGTTCGCGAGGCGCTGCGGGACGCGGCCCGGGGCAAGGCCGTGTCCATCCCGTCGTTGCGCTACAAGGCGATCGTTGCGCTCACGAAGGTGCTGCCGGCTTCGCTGACCGCCGGGGTCGCGCGTCGCGGACGCGTCTGA
- a CDS encoding polyribonucleotide nucleotidyltransferase: MEGPEITATEAVLDNGRFGTRTIRFETGRLAQQAQGAVAAYLDEETMLLSATSASKHPREGFDFFPLTVDVEERSYAAGKIPGSFFRREGRPSTEAILVCRLIDRPLRPSFVDGLRNEVQIVVTVLSIAPGEFYDALAINAASASTQISGLPFSGPIAGVRLAFIPGHGEHADQWVAFPNAEQVEQAVFDLMVAGRVVTAADGSEDVAIMMVEAEATEGSWNLIKAGATKPDEDIVAAGLEASKPFIAQLVKAQAELAATASKEPGVYPVFLPYSDETFSFVSERALPELTEVYKIADKQERQNADDAIKDRVKAELIEATEAGTLPAAAPLEFAAAYKSVTKKIVRGRILTNGERIDGRGLADIRPLDAEVQVIPRVHGSAIFQRGETQIMGVTTLNMLKMEQQIDSLSPTTSKRYMHHYNFPPYSTGETGRVGSPKRREIGHGFLAERALVPVLPSREEFPYAIRQVSEALSSNGSTSMGSVCASTLSLLNAGVPLRAAVAGIAMGLVSDEVDGETRYAALTDILGAEDALGDMDFKVAGTSEFITAIQLDTKLDGIPSSVLAGALTQAREARLTILNVLNAAIDAPDEMAPTAPRVISVQIPVDKIGELIGPKGKTINAIQDETGAQISIEEDGTVYIGATDGPSAEAARAQVNAIANPTNPEVGEQFLGTVVKIATFGAFVSLLPGKDGLLHVTEVRKLAGGKRVENVEDVLGVGQKILVRITKIDDRGKLSLEPVVEEAPAAADAAESTED; encoded by the coding sequence TTGGAAGGTCCTGAAATCACTGCCACTGAGGCCGTTCTTGACAACGGTCGCTTCGGCACCCGCACCATCCGCTTCGAGACCGGTCGCCTTGCACAGCAGGCGCAGGGCGCAGTTGCCGCCTACCTCGATGAGGAGACCATGCTCCTGTCTGCGACGAGTGCGAGCAAGCACCCGCGCGAGGGCTTCGACTTTTTCCCGCTGACCGTTGACGTCGAAGAGCGTTCGTACGCGGCCGGCAAGATCCCCGGCTCGTTCTTCCGTCGTGAGGGGCGTCCCTCGACCGAGGCGATCCTCGTCTGCCGTCTGATCGACCGTCCGCTGCGTCCGTCGTTCGTCGACGGACTGCGCAACGAGGTTCAGATCGTCGTCACCGTGCTCTCGATCGCGCCGGGCGAGTTCTACGACGCGCTCGCGATCAACGCCGCCTCCGCGTCGACGCAGATCTCGGGTCTGCCGTTCTCCGGCCCGATCGCCGGTGTGCGCCTCGCGTTCATCCCCGGTCACGGCGAGCACGCCGACCAGTGGGTCGCATTCCCGAACGCCGAGCAGGTCGAGCAGGCCGTCTTCGACCTGATGGTCGCCGGTCGTGTCGTCACCGCTGCTGATGGCAGCGAAGACGTCGCGATCATGATGGTCGAGGCAGAAGCCACCGAGGGCAGCTGGAACCTGATCAAGGCGGGCGCCACCAAGCCCGACGAGGACATCGTGGCCGCAGGCCTCGAGGCCTCGAAGCCCTTCATCGCCCAGCTCGTCAAGGCACAGGCCGAGCTCGCCGCCACGGCCTCGAAGGAGCCGGGTGTCTACCCGGTCTTCCTGCCGTACAGCGACGAGACCTTCAGCTTCGTCTCGGAGCGCGCGCTTCCAGAGCTCACCGAGGTCTACAAGATCGCCGACAAGCAGGAGCGTCAGAACGCTGACGATGCGATCAAGGACCGCGTCAAGGCTGAGCTGATCGAAGCGACCGAGGCCGGCACACTGCCCGCCGCGGCTCCGCTTGAGTTCGCTGCCGCGTACAAGTCGGTCACCAAGAAGATCGTCCGCGGACGCATCCTCACCAACGGTGAGCGCATCGACGGCCGTGGCCTGGCAGACATCCGTCCGCTCGACGCAGAGGTGCAGGTCATCCCGCGCGTGCACGGCTCGGCGATCTTCCAGCGCGGCGAGACCCAGATCATGGGTGTCACCACGCTGAACATGCTCAAGATGGAGCAGCAGATCGACTCGCTGTCGCCCACGACGAGCAAGCGCTACATGCACCACTACAACTTCCCGCCCTACTCGACCGGCGAGACCGGTCGCGTCGGTTCGCCGAAGCGTCGCGAGATCGGGCACGGCTTCCTCGCCGAGCGCGCACTCGTGCCGGTGCTGCCGAGCCGCGAGGAGTTCCCGTACGCGATCCGTCAGGTCTCCGAGGCGCTGAGCTCGAACGGCTCGACCTCGATGGGCTCGGTCTGCGCATCGACCCTGTCGCTGCTCAACGCCGGTGTGCCGCTGCGCGCTGCCGTTGCCGGTATCGCCATGGGCCTGGTGTCCGACGAGGTCGACGGCGAGACGCGTTACGCGGCTCTGACCGACATCCTTGGCGCAGAAGACGCTCTCGGCGACATGGACTTCAAGGTCGCAGGTACCTCGGAGTTCATCACGGCGATCCAGCTCGACACGAAGCTCGACGGCATCCCGTCGTCGGTGCTCGCGGGCGCACTGACCCAGGCTCGTGAGGCCCGCCTCACGATCCTCAACGTGCTGAACGCGGCGATCGATGCTCCTGACGAGATGGCGCCGACGGCTCCTCGCGTCATCAGCGTGCAGATCCCGGTCGACAAGATCGGTGAGCTCATCGGCCCCAAGGGCAAGACGATCAACGCGATCCAGGATGAGACCGGCGCACAGATCTCGATCGAGGAAGACGGCACCGTCTACATCGGCGCGACCGATGGCCCCTCGGCTGAGGCCGCCCGCGCGCAGGTCAACGCCATCGCCAACCCGACCAACCCCGAGGTCGGCGAGCAGTTCCTGGGAACGGTCGTCAAGATCGCGACCTTCGGTGCGTTCGTCTCGCTGCTTCCGGGCAAGGATGGTCTGCTGCATGTCACCGAGGTGCGCAAGCTCGCCGGTGGCAAGCGTGTTGAGAACGTCGAAGACGTGCTCGGCGTCGGCCAGAAGATCCTGGTGCGTATCACCAAGATCGATGACCGCGGCAAGCTCTCGCTCGAGCCGGTCGTCGAGGAGGCCCCAGCCGCTGCTGACGCCGCTGAGTCCACCGAAGACTAA
- a CDS encoding TlpA family protein disulfide reductase — protein MPVTTALLVAGALLVAATAIGLLWRARQGRMRVVDHERMDVADLAAHERGDRVTIVQFGTEFCARCPQVRRSLTEIAAQHPDVSHVDIDLTHRPDLATRYRVLQTPTTLLVDGDGRIRARFGGVPHRGEFTEALAAV, from the coding sequence ATGCCCGTCACCACCGCTCTTCTCGTCGCCGGCGCGCTTCTCGTCGCCGCCACGGCGATCGGCCTGCTCTGGCGAGCACGGCAGGGGCGGATGCGCGTGGTCGACCACGAGCGGATGGATGTCGCCGATCTCGCCGCGCATGAGCGCGGCGACCGCGTCACGATCGTGCAGTTCGGCACCGAGTTCTGCGCCCGCTGCCCCCAGGTGCGCAGATCGCTCACCGAGATCGCGGCGCAGCATCCGGACGTCTCGCACGTCGACATCGACCTCACCCACCGACCAGACCTCGCAACGCGCTACCGCGTCCTGCAGACCCCGACGACGCTGCTGGTCGACGGCGACGGCCGTATCCGGGCCCGATTCGGTGGCGTCCCGCACCGTGGCGAGTTCACCGAAGCCCTCGCCGCCGTCTGA
- a CDS encoding dihydrofolate reductase codes for MTWVGLIWAEAAGGVIGAEGGMPWHVPEDLAHFKEVTMGSPVVMGRKTWESLPERFRPLPGRENIVITRQQDWKADGARRAATIAEAVRGLERVWIMGGAEIFAQVIGGADRLEVTELDLDVAGDTYAPSRAGWRLVDTGEWQTSRSGVRYRFLGYER; via the coding sequence ATGACCTGGGTCGGCCTGATCTGGGCCGAAGCAGCGGGAGGCGTGATCGGCGCCGAAGGGGGTATGCCCTGGCATGTGCCCGAAGATCTCGCGCACTTCAAAGAGGTCACGATGGGGTCACCCGTGGTGATGGGGCGCAAGACATGGGAGTCGCTGCCCGAGCGCTTCCGGCCACTGCCCGGGCGCGAGAACATCGTCATCACGCGCCAGCAGGATTGGAAGGCGGATGGCGCGCGCCGTGCGGCCACGATCGCAGAAGCGGTGCGGGGGCTTGAACGCGTCTGGATCATGGGTGGTGCTGAGATCTTCGCGCAGGTGATCGGCGGCGCCGATCGCCTTGAGGTCACCGAGCTCGACCTCGACGTCGCCGGAGACACCTATGCCCCGTCGCGAGCGGGCTGGCGTCTCGTCGACACAGGGGAGTGGCAGACCTCCCGCTCCGGTGTGCGGTACCGCTTCCTCGGATACGAGCGCTGA
- a CDS encoding aldo/keto reductase translates to MGECIRVTLGETGIRTFPLILGGAEFGWNTDRAVSSSILDRYIEFGGNAIHTADGFGAGRSEYIIGQWLKERGLRDSIVLGTRVGSHPDNPGLGSVNLVRSVEASLMRLGTERIDVLYLDGTLDEGSNLEDVLATGEWLVETGKVGVLGAFHWSAERLVEARILSAAGYPRIEVIDEPYNLLRRSAFEGDLRLVAGAQGLAVTPSHALEHGFLSGRHRSKAAALHGVRGSQLRGNINRRGIKVLRALDAVAQELSVPVAAAAIAWLLAQRTISAPIVNAFAVDQVDELMQGAGVALSRTQLAELSRAAS, encoded by the coding sequence ATCGGCGAGTGCATCCGCGTGACCTTGGGTGAAACCGGTATCCGCACTTTCCCGCTCATTCTCGGCGGTGCCGAATTCGGTTGGAATACCGACCGCGCAGTGAGCAGCAGCATTCTCGACCGCTACATCGAGTTCGGTGGCAACGCCATTCACACGGCCGACGGATTTGGAGCGGGGCGCAGCGAATACATCATCGGACAGTGGTTGAAAGAGCGCGGCCTGCGCGATTCCATCGTGCTGGGCACCCGCGTGGGCTCTCACCCCGACAACCCCGGTCTCGGTTCGGTGAACCTCGTTCGATCCGTTGAAGCCTCGTTGATGCGACTGGGAACAGAACGGATCGACGTTCTCTACCTCGACGGAACGCTCGATGAGGGCAGCAATCTCGAAGACGTTCTGGCGACCGGCGAATGGCTGGTCGAGACGGGCAAGGTCGGCGTACTCGGTGCATTCCACTGGAGTGCCGAGCGGCTCGTCGAAGCGCGCATTCTCTCCGCCGCGGGGTATCCCCGGATCGAAGTCATCGATGAGCCCTACAATCTTCTCCGCCGTTCTGCGTTCGAGGGTGACCTTCGTCTCGTGGCGGGCGCGCAGGGGCTTGCGGTGACGCCGTCGCACGCGCTCGAGCACGGATTCCTGTCGGGGCGCCACCGTTCGAAGGCCGCCGCGCTGCATGGAGTGCGCGGATCTCAGCTGCGCGGAAACATCAACCGCCGCGGCATCAAGGTGCTGCGTGCGCTCGATGCCGTCGCGCAGGAGCTCTCCGTTCCCGTCGCCGCGGCGGCGATCGCGTGGCTTCTCGCACAGCGCACGATCAGCGCCCCCATCGTCAACGCCTTCGCTGTCGATCAGGTCGACGAACTCATGCAGGGCGCGGGCGTGGCACTCAGCCGGACCCAGCTGGCCGAGCTGTCGCGCGCGGCCAGCTGA
- a CDS encoding thymidylate synthase produces MSNAVPTPYEDLLRDVLAEGTHKSDRTGTGTTSVFGRQIRFDLSQGFPLITTKRVHFKSIAYELLWFLRGDSNVGWLKENGVTIWDEWADASGDLGPVYGVQWRSWPTPDGGHIDQLSDVIEQIRQSPDSRRLIVSAWNPADIPDMALAPCHALFQFYVADGKLSCQLYQRSADMFLGVPFNIASYALLTMMIAQQVGLEPGDFVWTGGDCHVYDNHQEQVQEQLSRDAYPYPTLRFARRPESIFDYRYEDFVIEDYQHHPSIRAAVAV; encoded by the coding sequence ATGAGCAATGCCGTGCCGACGCCCTATGAAGACCTTCTCCGCGACGTCTTGGCGGAGGGCACGCACAAGTCCGATCGCACGGGCACCGGCACGACGAGCGTGTTCGGACGACAGATCCGCTTCGATCTCTCGCAGGGCTTCCCGCTCATCACGACGAAGCGTGTGCATTTCAAGTCGATCGCGTACGAGCTGCTCTGGTTCCTGCGCGGTGATTCGAATGTCGGGTGGCTCAAGGAGAACGGCGTCACGATCTGGGATGAGTGGGCGGATGCCTCGGGCGACCTCGGTCCGGTCTACGGAGTGCAGTGGCGGTCGTGGCCGACTCCCGATGGCGGACACATCGATCAGCTGAGCGACGTGATCGAACAGATCCGGCAGTCGCCGGATTCGCGTCGCCTCATCGTGTCGGCGTGGAATCCGGCGGACATCCCTGACATGGCGCTCGCGCCGTGCCATGCGCTGTTCCAGTTCTATGTCGCGGACGGCAAGCTCTCGTGCCAGCTGTACCAGCGCAGCGCAGACATGTTCCTCGGCGTGCCGTTCAACATCGCTTCCTACGCGCTGCTGACGATGATGATCGCGCAGCAGGTCGGCCTGGAGCCGGGTGACTTCGTCTGGACGGGCGGCGACTGCCACGTCTATGACAATCACCAGGAGCAGGTGCAGGAGCAGCTGAGTCGCGACGCCTACCCGTATCCGACGCTGCGGTTCGCGCGGAGGCCGGAGTCGATCTTCGACTATCGGTATGAGGACTTCGTGATCGAGGACTATCAGCACCACCCGTCGATTCGTGCGGCGGTGGCGGTATGA
- a CDS encoding DUF5302 domain-containing protein translates to MSTEEGAASSTEEMKRKFKEALEKKNAQHRTGEAHLDGDSAVHGAAAPQTRREFRRKSG, encoded by the coding sequence ATGAGCACCGAAGAAGGCGCTGCCTCCTCCACCGAGGAGATGAAGCGAAAGTTCAAGGAAGCGCTCGAGAAGAAGAACGCGCAGCACCGCACCGGCGAAGCACACCTCGATGGTGACTCCGCCGTTCACGGCGCTGCCGCACCGCAGACGCGGCGCGAGTTCCGACGCAAGAGCGGATGA
- a CDS encoding FMN reductase, whose protein sequence is MSTRRIAVVSAGLSNPSSTRMLADRLTASTVGALAEREIQASVDVIELRDLAHDIMNNLLTGFAPAALEAAINTVVSADALIVVTPIFSTSYSGLFKSFIDVLDPDALTGKPVLIGANAGTARHSLAIDYAIRPLFTYLHAEPVSTGVFAASSDWGASADEVAPLGSRVDRGARELAEAIARKETVADLDPFDPANYLGEGRSFGHLLGGLAGE, encoded by the coding sequence ATGAGCACACGTCGTATCGCCGTCGTCTCGGCGGGGCTCTCTAATCCCTCCTCGACGCGGATGCTCGCTGACCGTCTCACGGCGAGCACGGTCGGTGCCCTCGCTGAACGTGAGATCCAGGCATCCGTGGATGTGATCGAACTGCGCGACCTCGCGCACGACATCATGAACAATCTGCTGACTGGATTCGCGCCTGCAGCCCTGGAGGCCGCGATCAACACCGTCGTCTCGGCGGATGCTCTGATCGTCGTGACTCCGATCTTCTCGACCAGCTACTCCGGTCTGTTCAAGTCGTTCATCGACGTGCTCGACCCGGACGCGCTCACCGGCAAGCCGGTGCTGATCGGGGCCAACGCAGGAACCGCACGACACTCGCTCGCGATCGACTATGCGATTCGTCCGCTCTTCACGTACCTGCACGCGGAGCCCGTCTCGACCGGCGTCTTCGCCGCGTCGAGCGATTGGGGTGCGAGTGCGGACGAGGTCGCCCCGCTCGGGTCACGCGTCGATCGCGGCGCACGTGAGCTGGCCGAGGCGATCGCGCGCAAGGAGACAGTCGCGGATCTCGACCCGTTCGACCCCGCCAACTACCTCGGCGAAGGCCGTTCGTTCGGGCACCTGCTCGGAGGTCTTGCGGGGGAGTGA
- a CDS encoding histidine phosphatase family protein, giving the protein MTHYIYLVRHGEHQDAEHGLADGPLSARGRRQAELIADRLSGLPLDAVWHSPLLRANETARAIAERIPAVEMQASALLFDCVPTGMTEETPAAFEPFFGAVTEAEIEAGRAQMADAVSEFLVRKPGDVHEVLITHNFVISWFLREVLEAPDWRWMTINQAHCGLSVIAQKPGRPWTLVSHNDLGHLPFELRTGMPDPLTV; this is encoded by the coding sequence GTGACGCACTACATCTATCTGGTCAGACACGGAGAACATCAGGATGCCGAGCACGGTCTCGCCGACGGGCCGCTCTCGGCCCGAGGCCGGCGACAGGCCGAGCTGATCGCAGACCGCCTCTCCGGCCTTCCGCTGGACGCGGTCTGGCATTCGCCGCTTCTGCGAGCCAATGAGACCGCCCGTGCGATTGCGGAGCGCATCCCGGCGGTAGAGATGCAGGCATCTGCGTTGCTCTTCGACTGCGTCCCGACGGGAATGACAGAAGAGACTCCCGCCGCCTTCGAACCGTTCTTCGGTGCGGTCACGGAGGCTGAGATCGAGGCTGGGCGCGCGCAGATGGCCGACGCGGTCAGCGAGTTCCTCGTCCGCAAACCGGGTGACGTGCATGAGGTGCTCATCACTCACAACTTCGTGATCTCCTGGTTCCTGCGCGAGGTGCTCGAAGCCCCCGACTGGCGCTGGATGACGATCAACCAGGCGCACTGCGGTCTGTCTGTCATCGCTCAGAAGCCGGGGCGTCCGTGGACCCTCGTCTCACACAACGATCTCGGACACCTGCCGTTCGAGTTGCGTACGGGCATGCCTGATCCGCTCACCGTCTGA
- the dapB gene encoding 4-hydroxy-tetrahydrodipicolinate reductase, which translates to MSTRVALVGATGKLGTIIRAVIDELDGFEVAEVLTSQSDLSSIDGCDLVVDASTPAVSMMVIRAAAERGINVLVGTSGWSAERIAQVRSTVDAAGIGVVFIPNFSLGSVIGSALAALAAPFFDSIEIVEAHQHTKIDSPSGTAVRTAELVAAARDAQGPVNAPHVDQRARGQQIASVPIHSLRRPGVIAKQDVILSGAGESLTITHDTVQPAAAYAPGIRLALPFARDARGVVVGLENIIDLGLSAS; encoded by the coding sequence ATGAGCACGCGTGTAGCCCTGGTGGGCGCGACCGGCAAGCTGGGAACCATCATCCGGGCGGTGATCGACGAACTCGACGGGTTCGAGGTGGCAGAGGTGCTCACCTCACAGAGTGATCTCAGCTCCATCGACGGATGTGACCTCGTCGTCGATGCGTCGACGCCGGCCGTGAGCATGATGGTGATCCGTGCAGCGGCAGAGCGCGGTATCAACGTGCTCGTCGGCACGTCCGGGTGGTCGGCGGAGCGCATCGCGCAGGTGCGCTCGACCGTGGATGCTGCCGGAATCGGTGTGGTCTTCATCCCGAACTTCTCCCTGGGTTCGGTCATCGGCTCGGCGCTGGCGGCGCTGGCGGCGCCGTTCTTCGATTCGATCGAGATCGTCGAGGCCCATCAGCACACCAAGATCGATTCGCCCAGTGGCACCGCGGTGCGCACGGCTGAGCTCGTCGCCGCAGCGCGTGACGCGCAGGGGCCGGTCAACGCACCGCACGTCGATCAGCGTGCGCGGGGTCAGCAAATCGCAAGCGTTCCGATCCACTCGCTGCGCCGTCCCGGCGTCATCGCCAAGCAGGATGTAATTCTCTCGGGCGCGGGCGAGTCACTCACGATCACGCACGACACGGTGCAGCCCGCGGCAGCGTACGCCCCCGGCATCCGTCTCGCTCTGCCCTTCGCGCGTGATGCGCGCGGTGTCGTGGTCGGTCTCGAGAACATCATCGATCTCGGCCTCTCTGCCTCATGA
- a CDS encoding OsmC family peroxiredoxin, translating to MPVTSEAAATWTGSLIEGSGSVAFSSSHLGTFPLDWKSRAEGADTTTTPEEMLAAAHASCFSMALSHALAGNGTPAERVNTTASVTFKPGTGITGSHLNVNATVPGLDAETFQQLAEGAKVGCPVSQALAGIEITLEATLA from the coding sequence ATGCCTGTTACCAGCGAAGCCGCCGCCACCTGGACCGGAAGCCTGATCGAGGGGTCGGGTTCGGTCGCATTCTCGTCGTCGCACCTCGGCACGTTCCCCCTCGACTGGAAGTCCCGCGCCGAAGGCGCTGACACGACCACGACCCCGGAAGAGATGCTCGCCGCTGCGCACGCCTCGTGCTTCAGCATGGCGCTCTCCCACGCACTCGCCGGCAACGGCACTCCCGCCGAGCGTGTCAACACCACGGCGTCCGTCACCTTCAAGCCCGGAACCGGCATCACCGGAAGCCACCTGAACGTCAACGCGACTGTTCCCGGACTCGACGCCGAGACGTTCCAGCAGCTCGCCGAGGGCGCCAAGGTCGGATGCCCCGTCTCGCAGGCCCTCGCCGGAATCGAGATCACTCTCGAGGCGACGCTCGCCTGA
- a CDS encoding phosphotransferase-like protein, producing MTPALPPLIVINSASSAGGTTVARLLQKDLPDVRLLLGVDAFIDALPDWTARGDVGLHFGADGEVTVDATYREREDAWYRALAALAASGQALILDEVLLDGGKGQERLRALFAETDTFWVGVRCDAEVAEAREAKRPDRIIGMARDQAERVHEGVVYDVVVDGALPPQESVDTVLDALGVF from the coding sequence ATGACGCCCGCACTGCCTCCGCTCATCGTGATCAACTCCGCATCCAGCGCTGGGGGAACGACGGTGGCGAGACTGCTGCAGAAGGACCTGCCCGATGTGCGTCTGCTGCTCGGCGTCGACGCCTTCATCGACGCCCTTCCCGACTGGACGGCACGCGGTGACGTCGGGCTGCACTTCGGTGCGGACGGCGAAGTCACCGTGGACGCGACGTACCGCGAGCGAGAAGATGCCTGGTATCGCGCGCTCGCGGCGCTCGCCGCCTCCGGACAGGCGCTCATCCTCGATGAGGTGCTGCTCGATGGAGGCAAGGGCCAGGAGCGTCTGCGCGCGCTGTTCGCTGAGACCGACACGTTCTGGGTGGGTGTGCGCTGCGACGCAGAAGTGGCCGAAGCGCGCGAGGCAAAGCGTCCTGATCGCATCATCGGTATGGCGAGGGATCAGGCTGAGCGCGTCCACGAGGGGGTCGTGTACGACGTGGTCGTGGACGGGGCACTGCCTCCGCAGGAGAGCGTTGACACGGTCCTCGATGCACTCGGCGTGTTCTGA
- a CDS encoding DUF4395 domain-containing protein, producing the protein MTTPSPAGIDPRGPRFAASITAVLLLVATVFALTGVSTAAQTFGWVAYQPLADATFSPSFEAVLARRVFDTGFVLTLAAAALFLWGVLSPSTHPWSVLFRTLVRPRLSPPADLEDPRPPRFAQGVGLFVVGIGLILHLLGVPWALPIATAAAVFAAFLNAVFGYCLGCQIYLLLQRAGVIGRARHA; encoded by the coding sequence ATGACCACTCCCTCCCCCGCCGGAATCGACCCGCGCGGTCCGCGTTTCGCAGCGTCGATCACCGCGGTGCTCCTGCTGGTCGCGACCGTGTTCGCCCTCACCGGCGTCTCTACCGCCGCACAGACGTTCGGGTGGGTCGCGTATCAGCCGCTCGCGGATGCGACGTTCAGCCCCTCTTTCGAAGCTGTCTTGGCCCGGCGTGTATTCGACACCGGATTCGTGCTCACCCTCGCCGCCGCCGCACTCTTCCTCTGGGGTGTGCTGTCGCCGTCGACACATCCGTGGAGCGTCCTCTTCCGCACGCTCGTGCGTCCTCGGCTCTCGCCGCCCGCCGACCTCGAAGACCCCCGCCCTCCGCGGTTCGCTCAGGGGGTCGGCCTCTTCGTGGTCGGGATCGGCCTCATCCTGCACCTGCTCGGCGTGCCCTGGGCGCTGCCGATCGCGACAGCCGCCGCCGTCTTCGCCGCCTTCCTCAATGCGGTGTTCGGCTACTGCCTCGGCTGCCAGATCTATCTCCTTCTGCAGCGTGCCGGAGTGATCGGCCGCGCGCGACACGCCTGA
- a CDS encoding NUDIX domain-containing protein yields MIWQTRDSKIVYENRWISVREDQVTGPGGDGIYGVVTLRHPAVFVVALDASDRVCLVTLDRYTTGRSIEVPAGGTDGEDPIIAAQREFVEETGLHADEWTLLGEMTALNGVTVAPEFVFLARGIRAHASRTHGQTEEGIQDVSWVPFPEVVEMIADGRIRDGETIAALTYAAIHLGRLR; encoded by the coding sequence ATGATCTGGCAGACCCGTGATTCGAAGATCGTGTACGAGAACCGCTGGATCTCGGTCCGAGAGGACCAGGTCACAGGTCCCGGCGGCGATGGCATCTACGGAGTGGTCACGCTGCGGCATCCCGCCGTCTTCGTCGTCGCGCTCGATGCGAGCGACCGCGTGTGCCTCGTCACCCTCGACCGGTACACGACGGGACGATCGATCGAGGTGCCCGCGGGCGGCACGGACGGCGAGGATCCGATCATCGCGGCGCAGCGAGAGTTCGTCGAGGAGACCGGCCTCCACGCCGACGAGTGGACGCTGCTCGGCGAGATGACCGCCCTGAACGGCGTGACCGTCGCCCCGGAGTTCGTGTTTCTCGCGCGTGGGATCCGCGCGCATGCCTCGCGCACCCATGGTCAGACGGAGGAGGGGATCCAGGACGTCTCGTGGGTGCCGTTCCCCGAGGTCGTTGAGATGATCGCTGACGGTCGCATCCGCGACGGCGAGACGATCGCGGCGCTCACCTACGCCGCCATCCACCTCGGCCGTCTTCGCTGA